A stretch of the Salmo salar chromosome ssa20, Ssal_v3.1, whole genome shotgun sequence genome encodes the following:
- the LOC106581229 gene encoding beta-galactosidase-1-like protein 2: MVARLSLIRRYAILGFIIVGYIIFQFTRQHPDVGRMSQKEGLRANSSQFTLEGEPFRILGGSIHYFRVPRAYWGDRLLKMRACGVNTLTTYVPWNLHEPERGVFNFQDQLDLKAYISLAAELGLWVILRPGPYICAEWDLGGLPSWLLRDPDMKLRTTYPGFTEAVDSFFDQLIPRVAPYQYSKGGPIIAVQVENKYGSYAKDVEYMPYIKEALLSRGIEELLLTSDNQDGRNLGGVNGVLETINFQKLSPEGFKYLDAIQPQKPKMVMEYWSGWFDLWGDLHHVFAAEDMVTIVTEILKQDASINLYMFHGGTNFGFMNGAFAIATPMPKPMVTSYDYDAPLSEAGDYTTKYTLLRNVLSRYHSEKLPEVPSLQARRVYEPVIIQKHLSLWESLQFTDKPLKSEKPVNMENLPVNNNNGQSNGYTLYETIIHSGGLLNSMNNVRDRALVFVDKLFVGVLDYKTLECALPDGKGERTLSLLVENSGRLNYGKLLDEQRKGLVGDIELNNTPLRDFIIHSLDMKPGFVNRLSASGQWNSVFQKPSFPGFFHGKLYVGGHPRDTFIRLPGWSKGVVFINGQNLGRHWSMGPQQTLYLPAPWLNRGNNQVVVFEEQEADGKIQFASEPDLGMTVDVQ, translated from the exons ATGGTCGCCAGGCTGTCTCTCATACGACGGTATGCCATTCTCGGTTTTATTATCGTCGGATATATTATCTTTCAATTCACACG CCAACACCCAGATGTGGGGAGAATGAGCCAGAAAGAGGGACTGAGGGCCAACTCCTCTCAGTTCACTCTGGAGGGAGAGCCCTTTCGCATCCTGGGGGGCTCTATCCACTATTTCCGCGTCCCCAGAGCCTACTGGGGGGACCGCCTGCTGAAGATGAGGGCGTGTGGGGTCAACACTCTCACCAC ATATGTGCCATGGAACCTGCATGAGCCAGAGAGAGGGGTTTTCAACTTCCAGGACCAATTGGATTTAAA GGCGTACATCAGTCTAGCAGCAGAGTTGGGGCTCTGGGTGATTCTGCGGCCAGGACCCTACATCTGTGCTGAGTGGGACTTAGGAGGGCTGCCCAG TTGGTTGCTGCGTGATCCAGACATGAAGTTGAGAACAACCTACCCAGGTTTCACAGAAGCAGTTGACTCCTTCTTTGATCAACTCATTCCAAGAGTTGCACCATATCAG TACTCCAAGGGGGGCCCAATTATAGCAGTTCAAGTGGAGAACAAGTATGGCTCTTATGCAAAAGACGTAGAATATATGCCATACATAAAGGAG GCATTATTATCCAGGGGGATCGAGGAGCTGCTCCTGACCTCAGACAACCAGGATGGGCGGAACCTCGGGGGTGTGAATGGAG TTCTAGAAACCATCAATTTTCAGAAACTGAGCCCAGAGGGATTTAAGTATCTGGATGCAATTCAA CCCCAGAAGCCCAAGATGGTGATGGAGTATTGGTCTGGGTGGTTTGACCTCTGGGGTGACCTTCACCATGTTTTTGCTGCTGAGG ACATGGTTACTATTGTGACGGAAATCCTGAAACAGGACGCATCAATCAATCTTTACATGTTCCACGGAGGAACTAATTTTGGCTTCATGAACGGGGCCTTTGCAATTGCCACGCCCATGCCTAAGCCAATGGTAACAAGCTATG ATTACGATGCTCCGTTATCTGAGGCAGGGGATTACACCACCAAGTACACTCTTCTGAGGAATGTATTGAGCCGCTACCACA gTGAGAAGCTTCCTGAGGTTCCCTCCCTCCAGGCCAGGAGAGTGTATGAGCCTGTCATCATTCAGAAGCATCTGTCACTGTGGGAGAGCCTGCAGTTTACTGACAAG CCCTTGAAGTCAGAGAAACCAGTCAACATGGAGAACCTTCCTGTCAACAATAACAATGGTCAGTCCAACGGCTACACTCTGTATGAGACCATAATCCACAGCGGAGGCCTTCTGAACTCCATGAACAATGTTAGAGACAGAGCCCTG GTGTTTGTGGACAAACTCTTTGTTGGAGTTCTGGACTATAAGACGCTGGAGTGTGCTCTGCCTGATGGAAAG GGGGAGAGAACATTGAGTTTACTCGTGGAGAACTCTGGGAGACTGAACTATGGTAAACTCCTAGATGAACAGCGTAAAG GTCTTGTCGGAGACATTGAGTTGAACAATACCCCGCTACGAGACTTTATCATTCATAGTCTGGATATGAAGCCTGGCTTTGTAAATAG ACTGAGTGCATCAGGCCAGTGGAACTCTGTTTTCCAGAAGCCTTCCTTTCCAGGGTTTTTCCACGGCAAGCTGTATGTGGGTGGCCATCCCAGAGACACCTTCATCAGACTGCCT GGTTGGAGTAAAGGAGTGGTCTTTATCAATGGTCAGAATCTTGGACGCCACTGGTCCATGGGGCCCCAGCAAACCCTCTACCTCCCCGCCCCCTGGCTTAACCGAGGAAACAATCAG GTTGTTGTCTTTGAGGAGCAGGAAGCTGATGGTAAAATCCAATTTGCCAGCGAGCCTGACCTTGGAATGACTGTTGACGTACAGTGA
- the LOC106581230 gene encoding galactosylgalactosylxylosylprotein 3-beta-glucuronosyltransferase 1 isoform X1 → MPKRRDILAIVLIVLPWTLLITVWHQSAIAPLLAIHKACHHLVKEIFIIPERLAVHRHRLADDGADRGRREAGQASDSKEYCSSDKDIVEVVRTEYVYTRPPPWSDVLPTIHIITPTYSRPVQKAELTRLANTFLHVANLHWILVEDSQRRTPLVTRMLRETGLNYTHLNVETPRNYKLRADTRDPRIPRGTMQRNLALRWLRETFNSNSSQAGIVYFADDDNTYSLELFEEMRSTRKVSVWPVAFVGGLRYESPKVNAAGKVYGWKTVFDPHRPFAIDMAGFAINLRLILFKPQAYFKLRGVKGGYQESSLLRELVTLNDLEPKASNCTKILVWHTRTEKPVLVNEGKKGFTDPNVEI, encoded by the exons ATGCCGAAGAGAAGAGACATTCTTGCCATCGTGTTGATAGTGTTACCGTGGACTCTGCTCATCACCGTTTGGCACCAAAGCGCAATCGCTCCGCTCCTCGCCATCCACAAGG CCTGTCACCACCTTGTAAAAGAGATCTTTATCATACCAGAGAGGCTTGCAGTCCATCGACACCGACTTGCAG ATGACGGAGCCGACAGAGGGCGGAGGGAGGCGGGCCAGGCCAGCGACTCTAAGGAGTACTGCTCCTCTGATAAGGAcatagtggaggtggtgaggacGGAGTACGTGTACACACGGCCGCCGCCATGGTCCGACGTGCTGCCCACCATCCACATAATCACCCCCACCTACAGCCGTCCAGTCCAGAAGGCAGAGCTAACACGGCTGGCCAACACCTTCCTCCACGTGGCCAACCTGCACTGGATCCTGGTGGAGGACTCTCAGAGGAGGACCCCGCTCGTTACACGCATGCTCCGGGAAACCGGTCTCAACTACACCCACCTGAACGTGGAGACTCCCAGGAACTATAAGCTGCGTGCGGACACGCGGGATCCCAGGATACCCCGGGGCACCATGCAGAGGAACCTGGCGCTGCGCTGGCTCAGAGAGACCTTCAACTCCAACAGCAGCCAGGCGGGCATTGTCTACTTCGCTGATGACGACAACACCTATAGCCTGGAGCTGTTTGAAGAG ATGAGGTCAACAAGGAAGGTATCTGTATGGCCTGTGGCCTTTGTAGGTGGTCTGCGCTACGAGTCGCCCAAGGTCAACGCAGCAGGCAAGGTGTACGGTTGGAAAACTGTATTTGACCCTCACCGGCCCTTTGCCATCGACATGGCGGGCTTCGCCATCAACCTGCGGCTCATCCTCTTCAAGCCCCAGGCCTACTTCAAGCTGCGGGGAGTGAAGGGAGGCTACCAGGAGAGCAGCCTGCTCCGGGAGCTGGTCACACTCAACGACCTGGAGCCCAAAGCATCTAATTGCACTAAG ATTCTCGTTTGGCACACTAGGACGGAAAAACCTGTCCTTGTAAATGAGGGAAAGAAAGGATTTACAGACCCCAACGTGGAGATTTGA
- the LOC106581230 gene encoding galactosylgalactosylxylosylprotein 3-beta-glucuronosyltransferase 1 isoform X2, with protein sequence MPKRRDILAIVLIVLPWTLLITVWHQSAIAPLLAIHKDDGADRGRREAGQASDSKEYCSSDKDIVEVVRTEYVYTRPPPWSDVLPTIHIITPTYSRPVQKAELTRLANTFLHVANLHWILVEDSQRRTPLVTRMLRETGLNYTHLNVETPRNYKLRADTRDPRIPRGTMQRNLALRWLRETFNSNSSQAGIVYFADDDNTYSLELFEEMRSTRKVSVWPVAFVGGLRYESPKVNAAGKVYGWKTVFDPHRPFAIDMAGFAINLRLILFKPQAYFKLRGVKGGYQESSLLRELVTLNDLEPKASNCTKILVWHTRTEKPVLVNEGKKGFTDPNVEI encoded by the exons ATGCCGAAGAGAAGAGACATTCTTGCCATCGTGTTGATAGTGTTACCGTGGACTCTGCTCATCACCGTTTGGCACCAAAGCGCAATCGCTCCGCTCCTCGCCATCCACAAGG ATGACGGAGCCGACAGAGGGCGGAGGGAGGCGGGCCAGGCCAGCGACTCTAAGGAGTACTGCTCCTCTGATAAGGAcatagtggaggtggtgaggacGGAGTACGTGTACACACGGCCGCCGCCATGGTCCGACGTGCTGCCCACCATCCACATAATCACCCCCACCTACAGCCGTCCAGTCCAGAAGGCAGAGCTAACACGGCTGGCCAACACCTTCCTCCACGTGGCCAACCTGCACTGGATCCTGGTGGAGGACTCTCAGAGGAGGACCCCGCTCGTTACACGCATGCTCCGGGAAACCGGTCTCAACTACACCCACCTGAACGTGGAGACTCCCAGGAACTATAAGCTGCGTGCGGACACGCGGGATCCCAGGATACCCCGGGGCACCATGCAGAGGAACCTGGCGCTGCGCTGGCTCAGAGAGACCTTCAACTCCAACAGCAGCCAGGCGGGCATTGTCTACTTCGCTGATGACGACAACACCTATAGCCTGGAGCTGTTTGAAGAG ATGAGGTCAACAAGGAAGGTATCTGTATGGCCTGTGGCCTTTGTAGGTGGTCTGCGCTACGAGTCGCCCAAGGTCAACGCAGCAGGCAAGGTGTACGGTTGGAAAACTGTATTTGACCCTCACCGGCCCTTTGCCATCGACATGGCGGGCTTCGCCATCAACCTGCGGCTCATCCTCTTCAAGCCCCAGGCCTACTTCAAGCTGCGGGGAGTGAAGGGAGGCTACCAGGAGAGCAGCCTGCTCCGGGAGCTGGTCACACTCAACGACCTGGAGCCCAAAGCATCTAATTGCACTAAG ATTCTCGTTTGGCACACTAGGACGGAAAAACCTGTCCTTGTAAATGAGGGAAAGAAAGGATTTACAGACCCCAACGTGGAGATTTGA